The following proteins are encoded in a genomic region of Hymenobacter siberiensis:
- a CDS encoding OmpA family protein, translated as MKSSFCFGIGALLFAVPAPAQSLTGIWQGVETDTGQPGAFWPTVLRLQKSKGSNVFGILYEETDTNPSITVTFGMRGTRTATGLRLEHGEKLNETGRTLTQYWCDGSITFTYDPALEKLTGHATYRPVGGCSVGTLMLYRIRLKSAATVPAGAESSLRVSGRNVLWFADAELKKPVNSGNTYRTRLSKTTTFYLKQAYYPTDQSPVVPITIQVSGARPAPPAPAPRPVPAPAPPPVDSVAKAPAAPLLPATPAPVVLPTVLFKVGTSELMPTAAPALDQLAAELKARPALRLRIAGYTDKVGEPDKNQALSEQRAEAVKTCLLKAGIAPERLRTIGYGDSRPLYHSPDARNRRVEVEELQ; from the coding sequence ATGAAAAGCAGCTTTTGCTTTGGTATCGGGGCCCTGCTGTTCGCGGTTCCGGCACCGGCCCAATCCCTGACGGGTATATGGCAGGGAGTTGAAACGGATACTGGCCAGCCGGGGGCCTTCTGGCCCACGGTCTTGCGCCTGCAAAAAAGCAAGGGCAGCAATGTGTTCGGCATTCTCTACGAAGAAACCGATACCAACCCGAGCATCACGGTCACGTTCGGCATGCGCGGCACCCGCACCGCCACCGGCCTGCGCCTCGAACACGGCGAGAAGCTGAACGAAACCGGCCGCACCCTCACCCAATACTGGTGCGACGGCTCCATTACGTTCACCTACGACCCTGCCCTCGAAAAGCTCACCGGCCACGCCACCTACCGCCCCGTGGGTGGCTGCAGCGTGGGCACGTTAATGCTCTACCGCATCAGGTTAAAATCGGCCGCCACGGTGCCGGCCGGGGCCGAAAGCAGCTTGCGCGTATCGGGCCGCAATGTGCTTTGGTTTGCCGATGCCGAGCTGAAGAAACCCGTAAACTCGGGCAATACCTACCGCACCAGGCTCAGCAAAACCACCACGTTCTATCTCAAGCAGGCTTATTATCCTACCGACCAAAGCCCGGTGGTGCCCATCACCATTCAGGTGAGCGGGGCCAGACCTGCGCCGCCGGCTCCGGCGCCGAGGCCCGTGCCTGCTCCTGCCCCTCCGCCAGTCGACTCGGTTGCCAAGGCCCCGGCCGCGCCCCTGTTGCCCGCCACGCCGGCCCCGGTGGTGCTGCCCACCGTATTGTTTAAAGTGGGCACCTCCGAGCTGATGCCCACCGCCGCCCCGGCCCTCGACCAGCTGGCGGCCGAGCTCAAAGCCCGCCCGGCCTTGCGGCTGCGCATTGCCGGCTACACCGATAAAGTAGGCGAGCCCGATAAAAACCAGGCGCTCTCCGAGCAGCGCGCCGAGGCCGTGAAAACCTGCCTGTTAAAAGCCGGAATTGCGCCCGAGCGCCTCCGCACCATCGGCTACGGCGACTCCCGCCCGCTCTACCACTCGCCCGATGCCCGCAACCGGCGGGTGGAAGTGGAGGAGCTGCAATAA
- a CDS encoding pseudouridine synthase, with amino-acid sequence MSHRHFLIHKPYGCLSQFTSQFSGEAKKTMLGKFHDFPAGTMSIGRLDEDSEGLLLLTTDGKVSEAIRSRHVEKEYYAQVDGLMDEPALARLRAGVEIGVHSEKVITSPCAAHRLDSAPAFAPRTRKIRDDRHGPTSWVAITVREGKFRQVRKMTAAVGFPTLRLVRVRVGGIWLGDMAPGAVVEVPDFGL; translated from the coding sequence ATGTCCCATCGCCACTTTCTTATTCATAAGCCCTACGGCTGCCTCAGCCAGTTCACCAGCCAGTTTTCGGGCGAGGCGAAAAAGACCATGCTGGGCAAATTCCATGACTTTCCGGCGGGCACCATGTCCATTGGCCGGCTCGATGAGGACAGCGAAGGCCTGCTCCTGCTCACCACCGATGGCAAGGTGAGCGAAGCCATCCGGAGCCGGCACGTCGAAAAAGAATATTACGCCCAGGTTGATGGGCTCATGGACGAGCCTGCCCTGGCCCGGCTGCGGGCCGGAGTCGAAATCGGAGTGCACAGCGAAAAGGTTATCACCAGCCCCTGCGCCGCCCACCGCCTGGACTCCGCCCCCGCCTTTGCTCCGCGCACCCGCAAAATCCGCGACGACCGGCATGGGCCCACTTCCTGGGTGGCGATTACGGTGCGGGAAGGAAAATTCCGCCAGGTGCGCAAAATGACGGCGGCCGTGGGTTTCCCCACCCTGCGGCTGGTGCGCGTGCGGGTGGGCGGTATCTGGCTGGGCGACATGGCCCCGGGAGCCGTAGTGGAAGTACCGGATTTTGGGTTGTAG
- a CDS encoding FKBP-type peptidyl-prolyl cis-trans isomerase, producing the protein MNLDSHQAQVSYIIGRDLARNFAQQGLELDVDTLAGALKEGLQGLPSRLTQEQMQAAMQQMQEQMGGADQDDNSQDPESMNNNKAEGEAFLAENASKAGVTTLPSGLQYEVITQGTGAKPSLKSSVTTHYHGTLINGTVFDSSYQRGQPATFPVNGVIAGWTEALQLMPEGSKYRLYIPSDLAYGKRGAGRDIPGDTALIFDVELLKVNN; encoded by the coding sequence ATGAACCTCGATTCCCACCAAGCTCAGGTGAGCTACATCATTGGCCGCGACCTGGCCCGCAACTTTGCCCAGCAGGGCCTCGAACTGGACGTTGATACCCTGGCCGGCGCGCTGAAGGAAGGCCTGCAGGGCCTCCCCAGCCGCCTCACCCAGGAGCAGATGCAGGCCGCCATGCAGCAGATGCAGGAGCAGATGGGCGGCGCCGACCAAGACGATAATTCCCAAGACCCCGAATCCATGAACAACAACAAAGCCGAAGGCGAAGCCTTCCTCGCCGAAAATGCCAGCAAAGCCGGCGTTACCACCCTGCCCAGCGGCCTCCAGTACGAGGTAATCACGCAGGGCACGGGTGCCAAACCCAGCCTGAAATCGTCGGTGACGACGCACTACCACGGCACCCTGATTAACGGCACCGTGTTCGACAGCAGCTACCAGCGCGGCCAGCCCGCCACCTTCCCCGTCAACGGCGTAATTGCCGGCTGGACAGAAGCCCTGCAGCTCATGCCCGAAGGCTCGAAGTACCGCCTCTACATCCCCTCCGACCTGGCCTATGGCAAGCGCGGCGCGGGCCGCGACATTCCCGGCGATACCGCGCTCATCTTCGATGTGGAGCTGCTGAAAGTGAACAACTGA